The following is a genomic window from Synergistaceae bacterium.
GAAATGCATGAAATAACGGATCACGAAAAAATATCTGCTGAAATAATAATGAACACGAAAATATCGGGCATATTAAACGGCTATAGTCAGGACTCCGGTTTTGCCGAAAAGGTCGCCGACCTTTTAAAATCAGAGAGTGGCGATATTTACAGCGCGGTGGTCTCAAGCCAGTTTGATGCTGATCGCTTGGATTACATGCAGAGAGACAGGCTTTTTACCGGGACTCAGTTAGGCATGGTCGATTTTGAGTGGCTTTTTTCGAATTTTGAAATCGGAGAAGAGACGCCGGCAGTTGAAGATCAGGACATCCCCGGGGTCACCGCGATGACACTCGCCATCAACGAAAAAGCTATACTGGCAGCTGAATCGTACGTGCTCAATTTGTTTCATCTATACCCTACTGTGTATTACCATAAAACCACCCGAGGCGCGGAAAAACTGTTCACGGAGCTAATATGCGAGCTATTTAATACGGTGAAAAATGGGGGCTCCAACATTGAAGCGAAGACAGGCCTTGAAAAGAATCACCCTGTCATTCGCTTGATTATCGATGGCAAGGACCTCGTTGAAAGAAGCATTGCACTGGACGACACCGTGATGTGGAGCGCTTTCTCGTCGATGAGGAGCGCCAAAAACAAGTTGATGGCCGATTTTGCCGATCGCCTGCTTTCCAGAAGGCTTTTCAAATGTATAGATGTCCGAGAGTTACTGAAAGCGCGAACGGTAAACGAGAGAGATCATGATAAGGCCCGCCTGTGCGAGAAAACAAGAGAGAGCCTCTTGCGTTTAGAAGACAGCATTACAAAGACGTGTAAAAGTATTGAGGAAAAGGTAGAAGAATGGAATAAGGACAAACGCACTAGCCCTGAAATGATGATTCTATCTGACCTGGGTGATCGAGAGGCTTATGATGCCTATTCCAAAAAGGGTGTATCCGGGCGGATCCGGGTAAAAAAAGGCGAGAGTATTTACGGGCTGCATGAAGTATCCGAGGTTGTTGGAAACATCCCCGTTTACATGTTTTTCCGGTGTTATGTTTCCGATAAAAACGGAAAATCGGCAGAATTTTTACATAAACTTGTCGATTCTTTTGGAGACAAGCTTGCAAGGGAGGTCGAGCAAGATGAAGTGGGAGGATAGAGCGACCGTAGTTGCCGATGTCATTCAAGCCGCTGGAGGGAGAATAATAGGTCGGACCAAGCTCCAGAAAATTATATACCTAATGACAGCCGCTGGTTGGCAAAGCGATTTTTCGTTTCGTTACCACCATTTTGGGCCGTACAGCGAATCTTTGGCCGAAGCAGTCGACGACGCAAGAATACTGGGGATGGTACGCGAGGACGTAAAGTTTACCAATGCAAAGAACCCTTACTCGGTTTTCACCCTGACGGATGGGCAAGAGGCAATGCAAGGTTTCAATGAGAAAATCGGGTGTCTCCTGAAAAAGGCTTCCGATGCCAACGCCGTCGAATTGGAGCTGGCGGCAACCGCCTTGTTTCTTTTTAAGGATGAGGAATACGTGAATCCCTGGGAAGAGACACAGCGAAGAAAGCCTCAAAAGTCAACGGGGGAATATATTAGCAAAGCAAAAGTATTATACGAGGAACTACGCGGTTGCGCTCCGGAAACACTCCCGCAGCTGCTGGATCAAAGCAATAAACAGTCCTGTCAGCACTTGGACTAAGGACCGTTTTTGACCCCTGGGACCCGTTTTTAGTTTGCTTATCCTGAGAAACAACGCGTTTATGACATAGAGGTTTTTCATGTTGCAAAAAACAAAAACAGGCTCCCCGCGAAACTTGGGGAGCCTTGGTATTGCTGGAGCCGGTGTGCGGACTCGAACCGCAGACCTGCGCATTACGAGTGCGCTGCTCTGCCAACTGAGCTACACCGGCTGAGAATTTGGCGGTCCCAACGGGATTCGAACCCGTGTCGCAGCCTTGAAAGGGCTGTGTCCTAGGCCACTGGACGATGGGACCGCTAGACTTGAAGTGGTGAGCCGTGTGGGGGTCGAACCCACGACACCCGGATTAAAAGTCCGGTGCTCTGCCTCTGAGCTAACGGCTCGTTACTTTCTTCGTGCGCAAGTGCTTATTTTACACAAAAAACAGGCACAGTCAAGCCTTGCGACCGTTGACATTATTATATTATATATAGTTTTTGCAGTTCCCGGATTATAAGTCCGGTGATCTTGAAGCGGCTTTTTGAGATCCCTCGTCGCAAGCTCCTCGGGATGACATAAGCAGGCGACAGGCGAAGCGAAGCAAGCCTAGTCGATCGCTTATGCGGAGCGCCACTGTCCGCGAAGCAGACGAGCGAACGGACGATTTTTCCGTTCGTGTCGGTCGCTTGGGCGGCATGTTTCTGGCCGCCTTCCCAGTCCTCGGGACGGCGAGGGGCGAGCCGACCGCTTGGGCGGCACTTACCTGGCCGCTTTACCATCGTCGCTTATCCGTCGGTTATCGTTTTTCTGTAGCCGTTCTTTCTGACGGCTAGATCGCTGAGCAGTTGTTCTCCGGTCCCTATCTGCTCGCGCACTCTCTCCGGGGAGGTCCCGCCGTAGGTCTTCCGCCTCTCCACGGCTTTTTCAAGGGAGAGGATCGCCTGCAGGTCCTCGGACGCGGCGGGTAGCAGCTCTTTCCACTCGTCCGGGGAGAGCTCGAGCAGTCCCTTGCCTCTCTCGATGCACTGTTTGACCAGCTGTCCGGTCATGGCGTGCGCGTCGCGAAAGGGGACACCTTTCGACACCAGGTGTTCGGCGACGTCGGTGGCCAGGGCGAAGCCATCCCTCATACCGCTGAGCGCTCTGTCCTCGTCGATCTCCACGGCGGAGAGAAGCGGCGGCAGGACGGACAGGATCCCGGCGACTGTGTCGAGGGAGGCGAGCAGGCCTCTTTTGTCCTCCTGGAGGTCCCTGTCGTAGGTGGACGGGAGGCCCTTGAGCGTGATCAGCAGATCCAGCAGGCGCCCTATTATCTGTCCCGTTTTACCGCGGATCAGCTCCGGCACGTCGGGGTTCTTCTTCTGGGGCATCATGCTGGATCCG
Proteins encoded in this region:
- a CDS encoding HD domain-containing protein, whose product is MAEEHRRLDMFKGCTPVTEDISMANETSRIRDPLHNVIKFKDTGIEAVLWKVVSTEPFQRLRRIKQLGFSDLVYPGATHTRFMHSLGAYHIAKRLLNQIENKMPCNEFDIYKRDTALAAALLHDIGHGPFSHAFENAAKKAEMHEITDHEKISAEIIMNTKISGILNGYSQDSGFAEKVADLLKSESGDIYSAVVSSQFDADRLDYMQRDRLFTGTQLGMVDFEWLFSNFEIGEETPAVEDQDIPGVTAMTLAINEKAILAAESYVLNLFHLYPTVYYHKTTRGAEKLFTELICELFNTVKNGGSNIEAKTGLEKNHPVIRLIIDGKDLVERSIALDDTVMWSAFSSMRSAKNKLMADFADRLLSRRLFKCIDVRELLKARTVNERDHDKARLCEKTRESLLRLEDSITKTCKSIEEKVEEWNKDKRTSPEMMILSDLGDREAYDAYSKKGVSGRIRVKKGESIYGLHEVSEVVGNIPVYMFFRCYVSDKNGKSAEFLHKLVDSFGDKLAREVEQDEVGG